A region of Sulfurimonas sp. DNA encodes the following proteins:
- the rnc gene encoding ribonuclease III, protein MSKNIEILEDKLGYEFKDKKLIIEALTHKSYKQPYDNERLEFLGDAVLDLIVGEYLYKKFKKSDEGKLSKIRASLVNEAGFDKLARSLDLGEFIYLSNAEQNNGGREKSSLLSNAFEAIMGAIYLEAGLSKVDKIAIKLIEKNHQEISLDFLFNDFKTTLQELTQSRFGITPEYKVVASRGPDHLKEFEVAVIIQDKEYARAIGKSKKIAQQESAKIAVEMLEKEK, encoded by the coding sequence ATGAGTAAAAACATAGAAATCTTAGAAGATAAACTAGGATATGAATTTAAAGATAAAAAGCTCATTATCGAAGCGCTGACACATAAAAGTTATAAACAGCCCTACGATAATGAGCGATTAGAATTTTTAGGAGATGCGGTTTTAGACCTTATTGTAGGTGAGTATCTTTATAAAAAGTTTAAAAAATCTGATGAAGGGAAACTATCAAAAATCAGAGCTTCTTTAGTAAATGAAGCGGGTTTTGATAAGCTGGCTAGGTCTTTGGATTTGGGAGAGTTTATTTACTTGTCAAATGCTGAGCAAAACAATGGAGGACGAGAGAAGTCATCGTTACTTTCAAATGCCTTTGAAGCTATAATGGGAGCAATTTATCTAGAAGCAGGTTTAAGTAAAGTAGATAAAATTGCTATAAAGTTAATAGAGAAAAATCATCAAGAGATATCTTTAGATTTTCTATTTAATGATTTTAAAACAACTCTTCAAGAACTAACGCAATCAAGGTTTGGTATAACTCCTGAGTATAAAGTTGTAGCTAGTCGTGGACCCGACCATTTAAAAGAGTTTGAAGTAGCGGTAATAATTCAAGATAAAGAATACGCTAGAGCGATAGGCAAAAGTAAGAAAATAGCCCAACAAGAATCTGCAAAAATTGCGGTTGAGATGCTAGAAAAGGAAAAATAA